Genomic DNA from Bacteroides zhangwenhongii:
AGTGAAGGCGAAGGGTTGGATGAGTCGCTTTCCGCTAACAAGGAAAAAGCTGAGGAAGTTTTTGGAGAGATGCTTGAGCATCTCACTCAGGAGGCAACACGCACCTGCTTCCTTATCGAATTCCGTAATCTGAATAATTCGATGTTCGGTTATCGTTTCTTCCGAAACAATAACTACTTTCCGGTCAATTGGCTACGGGTACGCAACTCGCTGCATAGTATGAAAAATGTAGAAGACCGATTTAGTCCGTCACGTATCCGGCAAATAAAAAAAGGACTTAAGAACGGAGCAAAAGTAGAAGAGGCACATACAGTAGAAGAGATTCGCGATTTCTCACGAATGCTACATAAAGTCTATTCCTCCCGTATACGCAGATATTTCCCCGCCAACGATTTCTTCCGACACATGAACAGTATGCTCATCAGGGGCAAACAAGCAAAAATATTCATCGTCAAATATAAGGAGAAAATTATCGGCGGAGCTGTCTGTATCTATTCCGGAGAGAGTGCCTTCCTTTGGTTTTCAGGAGGAATGCGAAAGACATACGCATTGCAATATCCCGGTATACTGGCTGTTTGGAAAGCATTGGAAGATGCCCATCAACGCGGGTTCCGCCACATGGAATTCATGGATGTAGGACTTCCGTTCCGTAAACATGGCTATCGGGATTTCGTGCTTCGCTTTGGTGGAAAACAAAGCAGCACCCGCCGCTGGTTTCGTGTCAGTTGGACTTGGCTAAACAATCTTCTAGTCAAATTTTATATCTAAATGTAATCTCAAGATTACAAAACGGCTCTTCATATCCCTGTCCTATGATTTTTTATGCTTTATAACGCAGCAATTAAATGCAGAAATATTTCTTTATTAGGTAAGAATTGTCTTTCTTTGTGCTGTTTTATGCCATATAAGCACATAATTAAAACCAAATAAAAAAGTATAGTTA
This window encodes:
- a CDS encoding GNAT family N-acetyltransferase, whose amino-acid sequence is MPLKLTTYYKGKDIPYLPGKNTFHSKELFLIYEATPGYTPLLIVATENGKPMARLLAAIRKAKRWLPSSLVKHCVVYSEGEGLDESLSANKEKAEEVFGEMLEHLTQEATRTCFLIEFRNLNNSMFGYRFFRNNNYFPVNWLRVRNSLHSMKNVEDRFSPSRIRQIKKGLKNGAKVEEAHTVEEIRDFSRMLHKVYSSRIRRYFPANDFFRHMNSMLIRGKQAKIFIVKYKEKIIGGAVCIYSGESAFLWFSGGMRKTYALQYPGILAVWKALEDAHQRGFRHMEFMDVGLPFRKHGYRDFVLRFGGKQSSTRRWFRVSWTWLNNLLVKFYI